The Candidatus Lernaella stagnicola DNA window GACGCGCTGCTCGCGGCGCTGATACAAGCCGGCATTGGCGCAACGGCAATGTATCCGGACCCTGTGGCGGCCATCAAGGAACTGGAACCCGATCTGGATTTGCGCGGCGCGCCTTTTCCCGGCGCGAAGCGGTTTGCCCGAAGCGTGATTGTTCTGCCACTGGTGGAGTCGTTGACGAAGGAAGACCTAAAAGCGTTGTCGCACGCCGTCACCGACGTAATGGGCAAGAAAGTAGGCGAACGATGGGCGTGAAAGGACAGTTGCGCCGCATAGCGGCAGGCGTGGTCGGCGGCCTGGGAATGGGCCGCAGGATCGCGGGCTGGCTGGACTGTCACGCGGCCATTTTGGCTTATCATCGGGTGTTGGATCCGGAGCGGCACGATGTGGAGGCCGTCGAGCCGGGAATGTTCGTGACGCGCGAGACCTTCGCGGCGCACGTCGAGTTATTGCAGCAGCGCTTTCGCGTGGTGTCGTTGTCGGATTTGGTGCGGAAGCATTTGACCGGCGAGCCGGTCGAGTCGGGTACCGTGGCTGTTACGTTTGACGACGCGTGGCTGGACACCTACGAAGTGGCCCACCCCTTGCTGCGAGCGGCGGGCTTGCCTGCTACCGTGTTTGTGCCCACGGCGTTGGTGGACGACGGGCACCGGTTTTGGTTTTCGCACGCGGCGGCGGCGACGAAGAACCTCTGGGAAATGCGCGATAGCTTAGCGGCCGCGTTTCCAGAGGAGAATGTGCCGGCGACGGCCGCCTTTCTTGTAGACCTCCTGGTGAGCAATCCACCGCGCACGGAGTACTTCCAGGCCATCTTGGGTGAGTTGAAGGAACTGTCGGACGCGCAACGTACCGAGGTGATCACCTTCATCGAGGCCGTTACGGAAAAGAAGATCGAATTGCCTCCGGAGTTGGCGAGTTGGGAGCAACTGCGGCAAATGCATGCGGAGGGCTGGGAAATCGGCAGCCACACGGTCGGGCACCACATCCTCACGCAACTGAGCGCGGCGGAAGTGAAACACGAATTGGACGGAAGCAAGCGCGTGATCGAGCGCGAAATCGGCGAATCGCCGACCAACTTTTGCTACCCAAACGGCAATTACGATGAGCACACGAAGCGGGCCGTGCAGCGGGCCGGTTACGCGTGCGCGGTGACGACCGAAGCCGGTTTCGCCGACCCGCCAGCGGATTTGTTCGCCTTGCCGCGCCTGGGCGTCCACCAAGGCGTCGCGGCGACGGCCAACGGTCTGGAATTGTTGCTGTCGGGACTGGGGTAGGGGCTAACCTACGAGCTTGTTCAGATACACCAAGCTCGTCTTGATTCCCTTCACGAAATTATCGAGATCGAAATGCTCGTTGGGCGCGTGGGCCTGTTCCGAGTTGAGCCCGAAGCCCATCAGCACCACCGGCTTGGTCATCATACGCGCCATGTCGGCGATGATCGGGATCGAACCGCCTTCGCGGGTGAAGACGCACTCGGCTCCGTACACTTCTTCCATTGCCTCGGCGGCCTTCCGCAGGGCCGGTTCAGTAAGCGGGCACAGGAATGGGAAGCCGCCGTGCATTTCGATGATCTTTACTTTCACCGATGGCGGCGTGTGTTTCTCGACGTGGCGGCGGAACAGTTCGCCGATCTTATGCGGATCCTGATTCGGTACCAGGCGCATACTGACCTTGAGGCCGGCTTTGGCGGGCAGGACCGTCTTGGCGCCTTCTCCTTGGAAGCCACCCCAGATGCCGTTGGCGTCCAAGGTCGGGCGTGCGCCGAGGCGTTCCGCGGTCGTGAAGCCTGCTTCGCCGACTAACGCCGGTGCGGACGTTTCTTCGAGTACCCGTTCGTCACCGTTTGGCAGTTTGGCGTAGTTCGCTTGTTCTTCTTCGGTCACGTCGATGACATCGTCGTAGAAGCCCTCGATTGTGATGTGATGATCATCGTCTTTCATCGACGTGAGCAGCTTGGCCAATTCGTTGAGGGGATTGGCCACCGCGCCGCCGTAGCTGCCGGAGTGCAGATCGCCGTCGGCGGCTTCCATTTCCAACTGGAAATAGGCGAGTCCGCGCAGCCCGTAACTGATGGACGGCTGGCCCTTGGCAATCATGCTCGAATCGGAAACGAGGATGACATCGCAATCAAGCAGGTCTTTGTTATCAGGCAACCACTCGGTGAGCGCAGGGCTGCCGACTTCTTCCTCGCCTTCGAAGAGTATTTTGATATTGACGGGCAATTCGCCGCGTAGTTTGAGTAGAGTTTCGAGTGCTTTGACGTGGGTGAATAGCTGGCCCTTGTCGTCGGTTGTGCCGCGCGCCCAGATGATACCGTCTTTGATGACCGGTTCGAACGGCGGGCTGTCCCAGAGTTCGAGAGGGTCGACCGGCTGCACGTCGTAATGCCCGTAGATGAGTACAGTCGGGGCGCCGGCGGGTCCTTCGTGGTGTGCGTACACGAGCGGCTTGCCGGTCGTGGGCAATACCTGCACGTTATTCAGGCCGATGCTTTTGAGGTGGTCGGCCAGCCACTGGGCGGTTTGCCGGCAGGCGTCTTCCTTGTCGGCGTCGGAGCTGATGCTTTCGAATCGCAAGAGTTCCTGGAGTTCTACTAGATAGGTCTCGAGGTTTTCGTCGACGTGTTTAAACAGGGTTTCCATGGCTCTCTCCAGATCAATTAAGGGTCCACATATATTTCTTGGCGATAGCGACGTACGGCTTGGTCGAAAGCAAGTACAGCACGTAACCTGAGCCGCCGCCCATGATAGAGCCGACGATTAAGCTGACGCCCATGGCGCTGAAGGTAATGCCGGGCACGGAGGTTGAGGCGAAATACGCCGTGAAGCCGAAGGCGATGCCAATCGCCGGCGCGAAGTAGGAATCGGCTCGCAACGGTCGGATCAAGTAGTCAATGAAACCGAAAATGAAGATGAATATCGCGCCGAGCAAGCTGATGATCAGGGGGAATTGGCGATCGTGGTACACCGCGTATTCGATATTCTCCGTCAAATCACCGCCGATTCGCGCCAACTGCA harbors:
- a CDS encoding dipeptidase; its protein translation is METLFKHVDENLETYLVELQELLRFESISSDADKEDACRQTAQWLADHLKSIGLNNVQVLPTTGKPLVYAHHEGPAGAPTVLIYGHYDVQPVDPLELWDSPPFEPVIKDGIIWARGTTDDKGQLFTHVKALETLLKLRGELPVNIKILFEGEEEVGSPALTEWLPDNKDLLDCDVILVSDSSMIAKGQPSISYGLRGLAYFQLEMEAADGDLHSGSYGGAVANPLNELAKLLTSMKDDDHHITIEGFYDDVIDVTEEEQANYAKLPNGDERVLEETSAPALVGEAGFTTAERLGARPTLDANGIWGGFQGEGAKTVLPAKAGLKVSMRLVPNQDPHKIGELFRRHVEKHTPPSVKVKIIEMHGGFPFLCPLTEPALRKAAEAMEEVYGAECVFTREGGSIPIIADMARMMTKPVVLMGFGLNSEQAHAPNEHFDLDNFVKGIKTSLVYLNKLVG
- a CDS encoding polysaccharide deacetylase family protein; its protein translation is MGVKGQLRRIAAGVVGGLGMGRRIAGWLDCHAAILAYHRVLDPERHDVEAVEPGMFVTRETFAAHVELLQQRFRVVSLSDLVRKHLTGEPVESGTVAVTFDDAWLDTYEVAHPLLRAAGLPATVFVPTALVDDGHRFWFSHAAAATKNLWEMRDSLAAAFPEENVPATAAFLVDLLVSNPPRTEYFQAILGELKELSDAQRTEVITFIEAVTEKKIELPPELASWEQLRQMHAEGWEIGSHTVGHHILTQLSAAEVKHELDGSKRVIEREIGESPTNFCYPNGNYDEHTKRAVQRAGYACAVTTEAGFADPPADLFALPRLGVHQGVAATANGLELLLSGLG